The proteins below come from a single Nitrosospira sp. Is2 genomic window:
- a CDS encoding DUF6691 family protein translates to MSNLTALVSGLIFGLGLILAGMANPAKVLAFLDVEGAWDPSLALVMGGAAGVASLAFAVARARRRSYLGAKMQIPDSRVIDRRLVLGSLAFGIGWGMAGICPGPALVLLGSGSAKGIVFVGTMLLGMGIFAMLEKNR, encoded by the coding sequence ATGAGCAATCTGACAGCACTGGTGTCCGGCCTGATTTTCGGCCTGGGGCTGATCTTGGCCGGGATGGCCAACCCTGCAAAGGTTCTGGCGTTCCTTGATGTTGAGGGTGCATGGGATCCCTCTCTTGCACTCGTTATGGGAGGGGCGGCGGGGGTTGCTTCGCTGGCATTTGCCGTTGCCCGGGCACGACGTCGCAGCTATCTAGGCGCAAAGATGCAGATTCCTGACTCGCGGGTGATAGACAGGAGGCTCGTTCTCGGCAGCCTTGCATTTGGCATTGGCTGGGGAATGGCTGGCATATGTCCTGGACCTGCCCTGGTGCTACTTGGAAGCGGGAGCGCCAAGGGCATCGTCTTTGTCGGGACCATGCTGCTGGGGATGGGTATTTTTGCGATGCTGGAGAAAAATCGGTAA
- a CDS encoding UdgX family uracil-DNA binding protein (This protein belongs to the uracil DNA glycosylase superfamily, members of which act in excision repair of DNA. However, it belongs more specifically to UdgX branch, whose founding member was found to bind uracil in DNA (where it does not belong), without cleaving it, appears to promote DNA repair by a pathway involving RecA, rather than base excision.) produces the protein MKATSGSSPADRAGNTIEALRDAAMDCQACPLWEHATQTVFGEGPSRAPVMLVGEQPGDQEDVTGRPFVGPAGQLLTRALTEAGIPRERVYITNAVKHFKFELRGKRRMHKKPVDAEIAACHGWLKREIELVTPRLIVAMGATAVRSVLGRPAPIMASRGKVTEYAPGVSLLITVHPSFLLRVPEQDKDDEYERFLDDLKLARPFLR, from the coding sequence ATGAAAGCTACATCCGGATCTTCCCCCGCAGACCGTGCCGGGAATACGATTGAAGCGTTGCGAGACGCCGCGATGGATTGCCAGGCTTGCCCGCTGTGGGAGCATGCCACTCAGACGGTCTTCGGCGAAGGGCCTTCCCGCGCGCCAGTGATGCTTGTAGGCGAACAGCCTGGGGACCAGGAAGATGTCACAGGGCGCCCATTCGTCGGCCCCGCCGGTCAACTTCTGACTCGAGCGCTGACGGAGGCTGGCATTCCGCGCGAACGTGTTTATATAACCAATGCGGTAAAACATTTTAAGTTCGAGCTTCGCGGCAAGCGCCGAATGCACAAGAAACCAGTGGATGCGGAAATCGCCGCCTGCCATGGCTGGCTGAAAAGGGAAATCGAGCTGGTTACCCCGCGCCTCATCGTAGCCATGGGGGCGACGGCGGTACGTTCAGTGCTTGGCCGCCCTGCCCCCATCATGGCTAGCCGGGGAAAAGTGACTGAATATGCGCCGGGCGTATCATTGCTGATTACCGTGCATCCATCATTCCTGTTGCGCGTGCCTGAGCAGGACAAAGACGACGAATACGAACGCTTTCTTGACGACCTCAAGCTCGCAAGGCCCTTCTTGCGGTGA
- a CDS encoding cupin domain-containing protein: MKRKNLQFESGFRVIPGNRFSQAAEMVLPPGQAEGGPENRHRGADQWLYVVSGTGIATVNGKRYSLGEGTLMLIERGDEHEIRNNGDDLLRTLNIYLPPAYGKDGEELPPARR, encoded by the coding sequence ATGAAACGAAAGAATCTTCAGTTCGAAAGTGGGTTTCGCGTCATCCCGGGTAATCGTTTTTCGCAGGCCGCGGAGATGGTCCTGCCGCCCGGGCAGGCGGAAGGGGGCCCGGAAAACCGCCATCGGGGGGCAGACCAGTGGCTCTATGTGGTCTCGGGGACCGGTATCGCAACCGTAAATGGGAAACGCTATTCCCTGGGCGAGGGTACACTCATGCTGATTGAACGGGGCGATGAGCACGAAATCCGCAACAACGGCGATGATCTGCTCCGAACTCTGAATATCTACCTGCCGCCTGCCTATGGCAAGGACGGGGAAGAACTGCCGCCGGCACGGAGGTGA
- a CDS encoding response regulator, with product MKITNKPILLVEDDQVDTMTVIRALKEIHVTNPLVNVENGEEALAYLRDRESEKPCIILLDLNMPIMNGIEFLHVVKQDEQFRRIPVVVLTTSEEQQDKLNSFNMGVAGYMAKPVDYRQFVEVMRSIDAYWTISEMP from the coding sequence GTGAAAATAACCAACAAGCCCATTCTCCTGGTGGAAGATGATCAAGTGGATACCATGACCGTAATTCGCGCGCTCAAGGAGATTCACGTAACGAACCCGCTGGTGAACGTCGAAAACGGCGAGGAGGCGCTAGCCTACCTGCGGGATCGGGAAAGCGAAAAACCATGCATTATTTTGCTTGATCTCAACATGCCTATCATGAACGGAATCGAGTTCCTCCACGTGGTTAAACAGGATGAGCAATTCAGGCGCATTCCGGTAGTTGTGCTGACCACGTCCGAAGAGCAGCAGGACAAGTTGAACAGTTTCAACATGGGGGTAGCGGGCTATATGGCAAAGCCCGTCGATTACCGGCAATTCGTCGAAGTGATGCGTTCAATCGATGCTTATTGGACCATCAGCGAAATGCCATAA
- a CDS encoding M23 family metallopeptidase has product MAVLAVADGEVTGVRDGEKDISIRVISKAAVVGRECGNGVLLRHPNGWETQYCHLANGSVSISKGQHVKRGQVLGKVGLSGATEFPHLHLSVWHNRSIVDPFSPKAQSGQCGSEQSLWDEVTAKAVAYRTRILLNLGFANRILSMDDVENGSLENFTLTADSPALVAHVRMIGLERGDRPKLVLRGPNGSILAQSNLKPLDRPKAQFLTLVGRKRPVTGWPQGRYEAEYSVIREGESVFEERFAITF; this is encoded by the coding sequence GTGGCTGTCCTCGCAGTCGCTGATGGCGAGGTCACCGGGGTCAGAGACGGCGAGAAAGACATATCAATCCGAGTGATCAGCAAAGCGGCAGTTGTTGGCCGGGAATGCGGAAACGGCGTTTTGCTACGACATCCCAATGGATGGGAAACGCAGTATTGCCATTTAGCTAACGGCAGTGTCTCCATCTCCAAAGGTCAGCATGTTAAACGCGGTCAGGTACTTGGAAAAGTTGGGCTTTCGGGTGCCACCGAGTTTCCACACTTGCATCTCTCCGTCTGGCATAACCGGAGCATCGTCGATCCATTTTCTCCCAAAGCCCAGTCCGGACAATGCGGTTCTGAACAATCCCTGTGGGATGAAGTCACGGCAAAAGCAGTAGCGTATCGCACACGCATTCTGCTTAATCTAGGCTTTGCCAACCGAATCCTCTCGATGGACGATGTCGAGAATGGTAGCCTGGAGAATTTTACGCTTACTGCGGACAGTCCCGCGTTGGTGGCACATGTCCGGATGATCGGTCTTGAGCGCGGTGATAGACCTAAGTTGGTTCTACGAGGTCCAAACGGCTCCATCCTTGCCCAAAGCAATCTGAAACCGCTCGACCGTCCCAAGGCACAATTTTTAACGCTGGTCGGGCGAAAGCGCCCCGTCACAGGTTGGCCTCAAGGCCGGTACGAAGCAGAATATAGCGTAATCAGAGAGGGTGAATCGGTATTCGAGGAGCGCTTCGCGATCACGTTTTAA
- a CDS encoding SDR family NAD(P)-dependent oxidoreductase: MVQRVALVTGASSGIGRATTELLAANGYYVFASGRRMGRLEELRSNHIEPIELDVTDEVAIRELVDHVILSRGQIDVLVNNAGFGQLGTIECVSMEAARRQLDVNVFGYARFMQAVLPQMRKQKSGHIVNITSVMGRISTPGFGWYAASKHAVEALTEAVRGEVMEFGIKVVLIAPGLIKTEFVPKQLELLKTVAHPPAYQKILTGLHHLLANEPRSPGPNIIAQAVLDSVTDSNPPVRHALPLDSKVSVAARWLFGARLFARAVRHQMKLKF; the protein is encoded by the coding sequence ATGGTTCAGCGAGTAGCGCTAGTTACAGGAGCATCTAGCGGGATCGGTCGAGCAACCACAGAGCTTCTCGCCGCGAATGGTTATTATGTCTTCGCGAGCGGGCGGCGGATGGGCAGGCTTGAAGAGTTACGTTCCAATCATATTGAGCCCATCGAGCTGGATGTTACCGATGAAGTTGCGATACGTGAGTTAGTAGATCATGTCATCTTAAGCCGCGGACAGATCGACGTATTGGTGAATAACGCAGGCTTCGGTCAATTAGGCACTATAGAATGCGTCTCGATGGAAGCTGCTCGCAGGCAACTGGACGTGAATGTGTTCGGATATGCTCGTTTCATGCAAGCAGTGTTGCCGCAAATGCGAAAGCAGAAGTCGGGGCACATCGTAAATATAACGTCAGTAATGGGGAGGATATCCACCCCGGGCTTTGGCTGGTACGCGGCTTCGAAGCACGCGGTTGAAGCCTTGACCGAGGCCGTACGTGGTGAAGTAATGGAATTTGGGATTAAAGTTGTGCTCATTGCTCCAGGGCTTATCAAGACCGAGTTCGTGCCAAAGCAACTCGAGCTATTGAAGACAGTAGCGCATCCCCCGGCTTATCAGAAAATCCTTACAGGTCTTCATCACCTTCTCGCAAATGAACCCCGGTCCCCTGGTCCAAACATCATTGCACAAGCTGTACTCGATTCTGTGACGGACTCAAATCCTCCGGTCCGACATGCATTACCTCTTGATTCAAAAGTGTCCGTGGCAGCCCGATGGCTATTTGGCGCTAGACTTTTTGCTCGCGCTGTCCGGCATCAGATGAAATTGAAGTTCTGA
- a CDS encoding DUF2007 domain-containing protein, which translates to MKKICSASSIMEAQIMLDLLDHNCISAKLFNEHAQGGLGDIPFTHAYPEVWVIRDSDFERGQAIVNEFEKTPVETRVVFCRACHEENPFNFQLCWRCGAGLELPSSREGRV; encoded by the coding sequence ATGAAAAAAATTTGTTCAGCCTCAAGCATTATGGAAGCGCAGATCATGCTCGATCTGCTCGACCACAATTGTATCTCGGCGAAGCTATTTAATGAGCATGCCCAGGGGGGACTGGGGGATATTCCGTTTACCCACGCTTATCCAGAGGTGTGGGTTATTCGGGACAGTGATTTTGAGCGGGGGCAAGCCATCGTTAACGAATTTGAAAAAACCCCGGTCGAGACCCGAGTGGTATTCTGCCGCGCGTGCCATGAGGAAAACCCGTTTAATTTTCAGCTTTGCTGGCGGTGCGGCGCCGGGCTTGAACTGCCATCATCGCGTGAAGGAAGGGTTTAA
- a CDS encoding YeeE/YedE family protein, with the protein MFIDWSQFTPWSALIGGGIIGLAAALLILLNGKIAGISGIVGGLFTADRGDVGWRIAFVSGLVAAPLVWQFFQELPLVRIDASYAILAVAGLIVGIGTRYGSGCTSGHGVCGISRGSPRSVAATLIFVGVGMLTVYIIRHVLQS; encoded by the coding sequence ATGTTTATTGACTGGAGTCAGTTTACGCCGTGGTCTGCGCTCATTGGCGGCGGGATTATCGGTTTGGCAGCTGCGCTGCTGATTCTCCTTAACGGAAAGATTGCAGGGATTTCCGGCATTGTCGGGGGGTTATTCACTGCTGACAGGGGCGATGTGGGATGGCGTATCGCCTTTGTTTCCGGCCTTGTTGCTGCACCCCTGGTCTGGCAGTTTTTCCAGGAGTTGCCGCTAGTCCGGATTGACGCCAGCTATGCCATATTGGCAGTGGCGGGACTGATTGTCGGAATCGGCACGCGCTATGGTTCAGGTTGCACCAGCGGGCACGGAGTTTGCGGAATATCGCGTGGGTCGCCGCGCTCGGTTGCAGCAACACTCATTTTCGTGGGGGTAGGCATGCTGACAGTTTATATCATTCGGCATGTACTTCAATCATAA
- a CDS encoding KGG domain-containing protein, with amino-acid sequence MMATNREKTGEERGGGGGGTSKRGFASMDAERQRQIASQGGKAAHEKGTAHEFDSAEAREAGRKGGKAAHEKGTAHEFDSAEAREAGRKGGKAAHEKGTAHEFDSEEAREAGKKGGEARGKAASRDDETKSSSSSRGGSSAQHAKAGSQSYKNH; translated from the coding sequence ATGATGGCGACAAATAGAGAAAAAACTGGCGAAGAGCGGGGTGGTGGAGGTGGCGGGACGAGTAAGCGCGGCTTCGCCTCTATGGATGCAGAAAGACAGCGTCAAATAGCCAGCCAAGGCGGAAAGGCCGCTCATGAAAAGGGCACGGCTCACGAGTTTGACTCAGCGGAAGCGCGCGAGGCCGGGCGGAAAGGCGGCAAAGCCGCTCATGAAAAGGGCACGGCTCACGAGTTTGATTCAGCGGAAGCGCGCGAGGCCGGCCGGAAAGGCGGAAAGGCCGCGCATGAGAAGGGCACGGCTCACGAGTTTGACTCGGAAGAGGCCCGCGAAGCGGGCAAAAAAGGCGGGGAGGCCCGGGGCAAGGCTGCCTCACGTGATGATGAGACGAAATCCTCTTCTTCATCGCGGGGTGGTTCATCCGCACAGCACGCCAAAGCGGGTAGCCAAAGCTATAAAAACCATTAA
- a CDS encoding DUF72 domain-containing protein, protein MSSAFVGISGWRYPPWRGVFYPPGLPQHRELEHASREFPTIEINGTFYSLQTPESFQHWYEQTPTGFIFSVKGARYITHIRRLRDIDAPLANFFASGLFNLREKLGPILWQFPPSFRFDPERMKQFLELLPQDTEQALSLARHREPRMVGRVRLAIDAPRQLRHAVEIRHESFIDESFVQMLHEHNVALVVADTAGKWPYREDVTADFLYLRLHGDKELYASGYTDEALNRWAARIGAWRAGFQPDDAHLISTGFKPKQCLRDVYCYFDNDIKVKAPFDAKALIEKLDLTK, encoded by the coding sequence ATGAGCTCAGCATTTGTCGGAATTTCCGGTTGGCGCTATCCTCCGTGGCGCGGTGTTTTTTATCCTCCTGGTCTTCCTCAGCACAGGGAGCTGGAACACGCATCCAGAGAATTTCCCACCATAGAGATTAACGGTACGTTCTACTCTCTGCAAACACCTGAAAGTTTTCAGCACTGGTACGAACAAACACCGACCGGCTTTATTTTCAGCGTAAAAGGGGCGCGGTATATAACCCATATACGCCGCCTGCGCGATATTGATGCGCCGCTCGCCAATTTCTTCGCATCCGGCTTATTCAACCTGAGAGAGAAACTTGGCCCTATCCTGTGGCAATTCCCGCCGAGCTTTCGTTTTGATCCAGAAAGAATGAAGCAATTCCTTGAGCTTTTACCTCAGGATACGGAACAGGCGCTGAGCCTTGCCCGCCATCGCGAGCCCCGCATGGTGGGGCGCGTACGGCTCGCGATCGACGCGCCGCGACAGTTGCGCCACGCGGTCGAAATTCGGCACGAGAGCTTTATCGACGAATCGTTTGTGCAAATGCTGCACGAGCATAACGTCGCATTAGTCGTTGCCGATACTGCAGGCAAATGGCCTTACCGCGAGGATGTCACCGCTGATTTTCTCTACCTTCGCTTGCATGGCGATAAGGAACTTTACGCAAGCGGCTATACCGATGAGGCATTGAATCGCTGGGCAGCGCGGATCGGGGCCTGGCGTGCCGGTTTTCAGCCGGATGATGCGCATCTCATCTCGACGGGATTTAAACCAAAACAATGCCTCAGGGATGTCTACTGCTATTTTGACAACGATATCAAAGTCAAGGCACCGTTCGACGCCAAGGCCCTGATAGAAAAACTTGACCTAACTAAATAA
- a CDS encoding Na+/H+ antiporter, which translates to MSSLQQLETVILLLMAVLALTTIARKLVIPYPILLVIGGLALGFIPGLPTIHLEPDLVFLVFLPPILWAAAYFTSWRDFRANLRPITLHAVGLVLVTTAAVAVVAHAALPGLGWAGAIALGAIVSPPDAVSATAIGKQLHLPHRVLTILEGESLVNDATALVLYRAAIAAAVSGAFVLSDTLLAFVLAGAVGIAIGLTVSFVSRWILVLVKDSFSEIAITLLAPYIAWVLAEQAHGSAVLACVAGGFYLRRHLSTAVAPSTRIQARAVWEFLVFVLNGVIFILIGLQLGTLRDAVPSGELNVLILVGALVSVTAIVVRLVWVPAAAWVPRLVSPRLRAHDPIPPWSNLFIIGWAGMRGIVSLASAMALPLTTAAGTPFPFRAEIILIAFMVIFVTLVLQGLSLPLLIRALKVREDRGHTDEERQAREQAASAALARLDDIASENWPVPEQIERMRDHYRSRLRRSALSQTVDPEWTPEAAEAFRRLRHETLTAERLTAIRFRNEGVISDEVLHRLEHELDVEALRAGVGELRVSPENRTRKNH; encoded by the coding sequence ATGAGCAGTCTCCAACAACTTGAGACCGTCATTCTACTACTGATGGCTGTGCTCGCCCTGACGACAATCGCGCGCAAGCTGGTCATTCCCTATCCCATACTGCTGGTAATCGGGGGCTTGGCTCTAGGCTTTATCCCGGGCCTACCGACGATCCATCTTGAGCCGGACCTGGTATTCCTGGTCTTTCTCCCGCCTATCCTATGGGCCGCTGCGTACTTCACTTCGTGGCGAGATTTTCGCGCAAATCTTCGCCCGATTACCTTACACGCCGTTGGTCTGGTGCTCGTCACGACTGCCGCAGTCGCGGTTGTTGCCCATGCTGCGCTGCCAGGACTCGGGTGGGCAGGAGCCATTGCGCTGGGGGCCATTGTTTCTCCTCCGGATGCCGTCTCCGCGACCGCGATAGGAAAACAGCTACACCTTCCTCACCGCGTCCTCACAATACTGGAGGGCGAGAGTCTCGTGAATGATGCGACTGCGCTGGTGCTCTACCGCGCAGCAATCGCAGCGGCGGTCAGCGGTGCCTTTGTGTTAAGCGACACACTGTTGGCCTTCGTTCTGGCAGGGGCCGTTGGGATCGCGATCGGGCTTACAGTGAGCTTCGTAAGTCGCTGGATTTTAGTCTTGGTCAAGGACAGCTTCAGCGAGATCGCCATCACGCTCCTGGCTCCATATATTGCCTGGGTCTTGGCCGAGCAGGCACACGGCTCAGCCGTGTTGGCCTGCGTGGCAGGAGGTTTCTATCTCCGCCGGCATTTAAGCACAGCCGTTGCGCCGTCTACTCGAATCCAGGCGCGGGCGGTTTGGGAGTTCCTCGTGTTCGTGCTCAACGGCGTCATTTTCATTCTTATCGGCCTGCAGCTCGGCACCCTTCGTGACGCTGTCCCATCTGGCGAGCTTAACGTCCTCATTCTGGTAGGCGCCCTGGTGAGTGTGACAGCCATCGTCGTGCGCCTGGTGTGGGTGCCGGCCGCCGCCTGGGTGCCCCGACTGGTGAGTCCGCGCTTGCGCGCGCACGATCCGATACCGCCCTGGTCTAATTTGTTCATCATCGGCTGGGCCGGCATGCGCGGGATCGTGTCACTCGCTTCGGCGATGGCCCTGCCGCTGACAACTGCCGCCGGAACTCCATTTCCGTTTCGTGCGGAAATTATTCTCATCGCCTTCATGGTGATTTTCGTGACGCTGGTATTGCAAGGCCTGTCGCTTCCTCTGTTGATCCGCGCGTTGAAAGTAAGGGAAGATCGAGGTCATACGGATGAGGAGAGGCAGGCGCGGGAACAGGCAGCATCGGCCGCCCTTGCTCGACTGGATGACATAGCAAGCGAAAACTGGCCCGTTCCGGAACAAATCGAACGGATGCGGGACCATTATCGCAGCCGCCTGAGGCGCTCCGCCCTAAGCCAAACTGTTGACCCTGAATGGACGCCGGAGGCCGCAGAGGCATTCCGGCGATTGCGGCACGAGACCCTCACGGCTGAGCGACTGACCGCAATCAGGTTTCGGAATGAAGGCGTAATCAGCGATGAGGTGCTCCATCGTCTCGAACATGAACTCGACGTTGAGGCGCTGCGGGCCGGGGTCGGTGAGCTACGTGTCTCACCAGAAAACAGAACCCGGAAGAATCACTAA
- a CDS encoding ATP-binding protein, with protein sequence MTKPLIRVLLVEDDAVDRMACRRVLARDPDYEFVLSEAESGHEGLQLAHEQRPDCVLLDYHLPDLNGLEFLAALADDTGDISIPVMMLTGTDNATIAVEAMKRGARDYLIKDMEQQYLELLPAVIQRVLGERKVLLEKKNAEEKLAQAEAKYRSLVETIPAIVYIAALDGTNRFLYVSSRIETLGFPSEKWLDNPDILLAQTHSDDRERTLEERAKSQETGAPLRCEYRLLTADGKVLWFRDEASVVRDESGRSLFLQGILVDITESKQSEEELRQHRYRLEELVARRTDELAKLNDELRCDIAERKLIEAELTKAKTEAEKANLAKSEFLSSMSHELRSPLNVMLGFAQLLESSSPPPTFNQMTMLKEINSAGWYLLELINKILDLATIESGKLVVSPEPMSMTDVMLECRTMIEPQAQERGIKLIFPPLDVHRFVRADRTRVKQVLINLLSNAIKYNREGGTVEVSCQGGTDRVRISIRDTGPGLTPDKMTQLFQQFNRLGQESGSVEGTGIGLVVTKQLVELMGGQIGVESTVGTGSVFWFELISESPPQVATGESKIEKLTAKR encoded by the coding sequence ATGACTAAGCCGCTGATCCGTGTACTTTTGGTCGAGGACGACGCGGTAGATCGCATGGCTTGCCGGAGAGTGCTTGCTCGGGATCCGGACTATGAATTCGTGCTTTCCGAAGCCGAATCCGGTCACGAGGGGTTGCAACTCGCCCATGAGCAAAGGCCGGACTGCGTCCTGCTCGACTATCACCTGCCGGACTTGAACGGTCTCGAGTTCCTGGCCGCGCTCGCTGACGACACGGGCGATATTTCCATTCCCGTTATGATGCTGACCGGAACGGACAACGCCACAATCGCTGTGGAAGCGATGAAGCGAGGGGCACGCGATTATCTGATCAAGGACATGGAGCAGCAATATCTGGAATTGCTGCCCGCCGTCATCCAGCGCGTGCTGGGAGAACGGAAGGTCCTGCTCGAAAAAAAAAATGCAGAAGAGAAACTCGCGCAGGCCGAGGCTAAATACCGCTCTTTGGTCGAAACCATACCGGCCATCGTATATATCGCCGCGCTTGATGGTACCAATCGGTTCCTCTACGTCAGCTCCCGCATCGAAACCCTCGGGTTTCCTTCGGAAAAATGGCTCGACAATCCGGATATCCTGCTTGCGCAAACTCACTCGGACGACAGGGAACGCACGCTTGAGGAGCGGGCGAAGAGCCAGGAAACAGGCGCTCCGTTGCGCTGTGAATACCGTCTGCTTACAGCCGACGGAAAAGTCCTTTGGTTTCGAGACGAAGCCAGCGTAGTGCGGGACGAATCGGGACGTTCGCTGTTTCTCCAGGGTATCCTCGTGGACATCACCGAAAGCAAGCAATCTGAAGAGGAACTGCGGCAACACCGCTATCGCCTCGAGGAACTGGTGGCGCGACGTACGGATGAGCTGGCGAAGTTGAATGACGAACTGCGATGCGATATCGCCGAACGCAAGCTGATCGAAGCGGAGCTGACCAAAGCCAAAACCGAAGCGGAAAAAGCAAATCTCGCGAAATCCGAGTTTCTTTCCAGCATGAGCCATGAATTGCGTTCCCCGCTCAATGTCATGCTTGGGTTCGCTCAGTTGCTCGAGTCAAGCTCGCCGCCGCCGACCTTCAACCAGATGACCATGCTCAAGGAGATTAACTCCGCGGGATGGTATTTGCTGGAGCTGATCAACAAGATACTCGATCTCGCCACGATCGAATCGGGCAAGCTGGTGGTTTCGCCTGAACCGATGTCCATGACCGATGTCATGCTCGAATGCAGGACCATGATCGAGCCGCAAGCACAAGAACGCGGCATAAAGCTGATCTTTCCGCCACTGGATGTGCATCGATTTGTCAGGGCCGACCGTACCCGGGTTAAGCAGGTGCTGATCAACCTCTTGTCGAATGCCATCAAATATAACCGTGAGGGTGGCACAGTCGAAGTGAGTTGTCAGGGTGGGACGGACCGCGTCCGTATAAGCATACGGGATACGGGGCCTGGCCTTACGCCGGACAAGATGACGCAGCTTTTTCAACAGTTCAATCGGCTCGGGCAAGAGAGCGGCTCCGTTGAAGGCACAGGCATTGGACTGGTCGTGACCAAACAGCTGGTCGAATTGATGGGGGGCCAGATAGGTGTGGAAAGTACTGTCGGCACCGGTAGCGTATTCTGGTTCGAACTGATCTCGGAGAGCCCCCCCCAGGTCGCCACGGGCGAAAGCAAAATCGAAAAGTTGACTGCGAAGCGGTAA